The Nostoc cf. commune SO-36 genomic sequence CTTATAGTTTACGTTGTCCAATACCGGGACATACAGAAGCCGGTATGACAGGAGAAATTGCCATCAAGAGTTAAAAACTAAAGACTATTCAGCTAAAATACAACATTTGCGTACTTCTACGCCCCTGGAGCGTTTAAATTTCAACCCTCAATTCGCCACGATTTTACGCAAAGCTGTACTAAGTCACATAGTAGAGAGCCAAAAAGAAGTTAAGGCGATTTTGATTCAAGCCCAACACATTTGCATACTGCTAATGTGTTATTGTATATACGTTAGCGGCTAGATCCGAAAAATCCCTATCAGAGATTAAAATAACTTAAATTATAGATATTATTTCTCAAGTAATCTAGAGAAAGCATTGATAGTTCAGAGGCAGAGCCACCAGTAATTATTAATATCCCATGAACATTTTCAGTAACTTACTTTCTCAAGCTACTCAGCCTGCACCCGCAAAAAAACAGCGCCGAGGAATTGAAATTAAATCGCCGCGTGAAATTGAAATCATGCGGCAATCAGCGACAATTGTGGCAACTGTTTTAAAAGAAATTTCTGAGCTAGTAAAGCCAGGAATGACCACAGCTGATTTGGATGCTTATGCAGAAAAACGCATCCGCGAAATGGGAGCTACACCAAGTTTTAAAGGATATCACGGTTTTCCTGGTTCTATCTGTTCCAGTATTAACAATGAAGCAGTGCATGGCATACCTAGTCCCAAGAAAGTGATTCGGGTGGGAGATGTATTAAAAGTAGATACTGGTGCTTATTATCAAGGCTTTCATGGTGATTCTTGCATTTCAATTGCTGTCGGTGAAGTAACCCAAGAAGCTGCTAAACTAATTTGCGTAGCAGAAGAAGCTTTATATAAGGGCATTGAACAAGTTAAGGCGGGTGCATACCTACTTGACTTAGCTGGAGCAATTGAAGACCATGTGAAAGTTAACGGCTTTAGTATAGTCGAAGAGTTCACTGGACACGGTGTCGGTCGAAATTTACATGAAGAACCTTCAGTATTCAACTACCGTACCCGCGAAATGCCAAATGTTAAACTCCGTGCGGGGATGACGCTGGCAATTGAGCCAATTTTAAATGCGGGTTCTAGACACACGCGAACATTATCTGACCGTTGGACAGCAGTGACTGTAGATAATTCTCTGTCGGCTCAGTTTGAGCATACAGTATTAGTGACAGAGACAGGTTATGAGATTTTGACTGACCGTTCTAAGTTGTAATTGTTAGTTGCAATTATCTGTTGTTGAGAGAGGTAAAGCGTCAAAAGAGGGCGATTTGCCTCTTTTTTTTTTAAATCTTTATTTTTATGAAAGTAGATGCGCTTCAGATAGGTAAACGTAGAAGAACGCAGAGAATAGAATATTGCAGAGAATATTAATATCAACGCAGGTTTAAATCCTGTCTTCTTTGCCTTATCGGTTTAGGTAAAATTATGCTGGACGATGAAATTTATCACGTATAAGCTAGGAAAAAACACTTGTACTTACTTTACTCAAAAATGGCAAGTTTTCTTAAATCTCTACCTCGCATTTCTTTTGCTGCATTTTATCTGTGGCTTTCTACTCTTAATTTGTTGCCAATAGCAAACGCTGCTACCCCAAAAAATGCTAACAGACAAGTGACTTGTCAAGCTAAGAAACTAGGATATGAAGAAGCACTTTTTTTATACCTACAAAAACCGCAAGGACAAATTCAAGGTGGAGGCATAATTACTTTATATGAAGACGCAAAGTTAAAAGTACTAGCTAAAGGTAGTGAAAATTGGATTTACGTTAGGGTTATTGATACAAATAGTCTTGCGGAAAAAGACTTAGAAGGTTGGATGGTTAGTAATAGCCTAAAATGTACTAGTAATGTAGCTCAGGTTAAGCCTGCAACGTGCCAAGTAACAGGGTTGAAATCGGGGCAATTAGCTTTACGTATTACAGCTGGTGGAAAGTCAACAGCAGGTTTAGATAATGGGAATAATGTCACATTACTTCAGCCTCATATTGTATCACTTCAAGATCCCCCAACACCTTGGGTTAACGTGCGTGTAACTAATACTTCAAACACCAGAGTTATGGGAAGAGAAGGGTGGATTAGTTCTCAATATATAGATTGCTATAGTAACCAAAGCAATGATGCAATAAATTATCCGTAAAATAGTAAGAATTCAGCACCCAGAAGTCAGAATTTAAAAGGAATACAGTATGATTAGGATATTTATCTATTCTGAATTCTGACTCCCAAATTTTTACTTATAAAATTTGAGGACATACCTCTATATTTGACCAGTATCTGCATAATTATTTTTATAAATAGGAAGTAACTCTTTAGCTTGTATATAGACAAAGGTACTCTTTGGAATAGCTTCTAATAAATGAATTGCTTGTTGCCATTTACCTTGTACTTGCTGCCGAACTAGTAGCGAATTAGGTGGATTGTGAAGCATCAAATTAGCTTCTATTGCTAGTTTTTTTGCTGATTCTAAGTTTGCTACAGCGTTCTTTTCAATTAATACTCTTTGACTGATAGATTTATAGTTCATTTGATAGTAAGCCAATTTCTTCTTTGCTTGGTCAGAAACTGATGTTTCATGAGGGATACTATCTAACAAAATTATTGCCTGATGCCATTTGTTTTGTGCTTGTTGCCAGACTTTTAGAGGATGCGGTGGCTTTTGAACTAGAGAAGCAGCCACCATACCGAGTTTTTGAGCAGATTTAAATTTAGCGATGGCTGCGCCAGCGTCTGGGACGAACGCACTTCCTTCTTGAGTTAAACTTAGATTTATCTGTTGCAATTGTGGACTTCGATCTTTAATTTTCCAAACACAAAAACCTAAGATTAATAAAGTTGAGGTTATAGCCAAAGCCGAACGTACTATTTTTTGTGTCGAAAACTTTGGTACTACTTTTATTTGCTGACTAATAGTTGCGTCATTACTAATTTTTTGTTCAATCTTTTTTAAGGCTTGTTCTGCTTGTTCCTTTAAAATGCCACTCTGAATAATTAAAGCTGAACTTTGTTCTTGAAAGAAATCACAATCATTCAGGATATTTGTCAATTCTTGAAAATTTCCCTCACTCGATATAATTAACTCGTGATCATCATCTAACCACTCTAAAGCAAAGCTAGATTTACCATAAAAAGCAGATACTCCTAATAAAATATTTAATAAACTACGACTAGTTTTAATAGTATTAAAAATATGATTTAATTTTTGCTGGAATTGTAATAGCTCTTTTTGATAATTGCTGATTTTTTGAACTTGACGTTGTAAAATATTAGAGTCGCCATCTAAGTTAATTTTTAAATTGTCAGCAAGTGCTTTAAAAGCATTGGGTATGCTTGGATGATTAATATCAGAATTTAATTGATTGACTAATTGAATATCACTAAGAATATCCGTAGCTATTGCTTGTAAAAAATAACCCCATTCAATCCAGGTATCAATTTTTGATTGTAAATCAGCTAAGGTAATTTTAGTTTTGGAATTGCCAAATTTATCTGCGATCGCTGGATCTACTAATCCCATCATCGGGATAGTTGCTAATCTAGGAAGTGTTGCGATCGCAGAATTTTTTGCGTTCTCAAATTTCAATTCTTTAACAATTAATTGTTTAATGTTCCGTAGTTTTTCCTGAGCATTATTGATCAGAATAATTTGTCCCATAATTTCGTTAGAATCGCCAATGATTAGTTTTAGACTCTGAATCAGTGTTGGCAATTCACTAACAAGTATTTCTAGATCAGCCATAAATACCCCTTAGGGATTTGTCGAAAGTTTATGCGAAACAATTAAAATGGCTTGAGTAAGAACTTAACCACGTCTGTTGCATCTGAGCATCCTAGTTGAGTCACAAATCTCAGGAGCTATAAAATGTATAATTCCCATAAATCCTGCTAAAGTAACAATTTAAGTTTCAAAATCCCAGAGAAAGCCAAAACTACCCATTCACTAACCTATGAATGAAGTTGATTTAGCATTTACCCCAGCACTAGAGTTGGCGCAGTTAATTCGTCGCCGGGAAGTATCACCGCTAGAGTTAGTGGAAATATATTTAGAACGAATAGGGCAATTGAATCCCCAATTAGGAAGTTATTTTACGGTGACGGCAGAAGAAGCGATCGCAGATGCCAAAGCCAAAACAGAATTATTGACAACTACCTCAGAACTACCACCATTTTTTGGAGTACCGATTTCTATTAAAGACCTCAATGCCGTAGCAGATGTTACCTGTACTTTTGGAAATCCGGCATTATTAAATAATATCCCTAACTATGATGATGGGTTTGTGGCAAAGATTAAGCAAGCTGGATTTACTATTTTGGGTAAAACAGCCACTTCCGAATTAGGTTCATGCCCATACACTGAACCTACGGGTTTTCCCCCAGCTAGAAATCCGTGGAATTTAGAATATACCCCTGGCGGTTCTAGTGGTGGCGCGGCGGCGGCGGTAGCTGCGGGATTGTGTGCGATCGCTCAAGGTTCTGATGGCGGTGGTTCAATTCGGGGGCCTGCGGCTTGTTGTGGTTTGGTAGGAATTAAGCCATCTAGAGGCAGAGTGAGTAAAGCGCCAGTCGGTGAACGCCTTGCAGGTATTGCCGTCAACGGCCCGATCGCCCGGACTGTCGCTGATGCTGCTGCCCTTTTGGATGCCATATCTGGCTATGTTACAGGCGATCCTTACTGGTTGCCAGATCCCGAACCATCATTTCTCGCTGCTACTCAAACAAAACTCGGTGCTTTGCGAATTGCCTTTGACACTAGCATTTCTCCTTTGGGAGAAGCTGACGCTAACTGTCAGCAAGCTGTCCGCCAAACCGTCCAGTTATTAGAACAACTCGGCCACCAAGTTGAACAGAAATCTCCAGATTTTAGCGGTTTAGTTGAACCGTTTCAAATCGTCTGGCAAGCTGGGGTGGCTGCATCAGGGCTTCCGGTTGAAGCCTTGCAGCCATTGAATCGTTGGCTATTTGCCCGCACAGGTTCTGTTGCCCAGTACCTGCAAGCAGTTTCTCAAATGCAGATTGTGGCACGTCAGATTGTGGCGTTTTTCGATACTGTCGATGTGCTGGTATTGCCAGTTTATCTACATTCACCCATCCGCGTCGGGGAATGGGCTGCACTGAGTCCAGAAGAGATATTCCAAAATATTATTGAGTGGGTTGCCCCTTGTCCGGCTGCGAATGCAACT encodes the following:
- a CDS encoding amidase; translation: MNEVDLAFTPALELAQLIRRREVSPLELVEIYLERIGQLNPQLGSYFTVTAEEAIADAKAKTELLTTTSELPPFFGVPISIKDLNAVADVTCTFGNPALLNNIPNYDDGFVAKIKQAGFTILGKTATSELGSCPYTEPTGFPPARNPWNLEYTPGGSSGGAAAAVAAGLCAIAQGSDGGGSIRGPAACCGLVGIKPSRGRVSKAPVGERLAGIAVNGPIARTVADAAALLDAISGYVTGDPYWLPDPEPSFLAATQTKLGALRIAFDTSISPLGEADANCQQAVRQTVQLLEQLGHQVEQKSPDFSGLVEPFQIVWQAGVAASGLPVEALQPLNRWLFARTGSVAQYLQAVSQMQIVARQIVAFFDTVDVLVLPVYLHSPIRVGEWAALSPEEIFQNIIEWVAPCPAANATGQPAIAIPVGFDSNGLPMSVQLIGKPAAEATLISLAAQLEAANPWIHHRPAFAISG
- the map gene encoding type I methionyl aminopeptidase, with product MNIFSNLLSQATQPAPAKKQRRGIEIKSPREIEIMRQSATIVATVLKEISELVKPGMTTADLDAYAEKRIREMGATPSFKGYHGFPGSICSSINNEAVHGIPSPKKVIRVGDVLKVDTGAYYQGFHGDSCISIAVGEVTQEAAKLICVAEEALYKGIEQVKAGAYLLDLAGAIEDHVKVNGFSIVEEFTGHGVGRNLHEEPSVFNYRTREMPNVKLRAGMTLAIEPILNAGSRHTRTLSDRWTAVTVDNSLSAQFEHTVLVTETGYEILTDRSKL